The region GGatctaaaaataaatttgatcgatccaaaccaaaaccaatTTTACACTACAATATGTTGAATTCATTTGCTTATTAGCATGCAAATTGCAAACTAACATTATATCTTAAAAACCACAATTAATATTTACACCAAAAATCAATTGAATCTCCAATGTAGTTTCAGATATATTTTAACTTCGTAATATTTGTCATCTGCATACCCTTATTAGTATTATCACTTCGAGTAAATCTTGAACTATTCTTTAAAATTGGGTAAGATGTaagtataaataaattattttgatattaaccataagagcatccgcagtggCGGACGTCTCCATTGTGTGCatgtgacgcggatacggacatccgctgcggacaccgcagttccgcggccTTCCATTGAcatccgtcgcgacgtccgtgcggacgtctgccattgcgttgactctcaCGGACGTCagcgcggacgtcccgattattgcattaaattttttttaaaaaattctataaatacgtcttgttgcacttcatttcattcgcaccacttgtattaacgagtatctctctctaaaatacttttctttcgaagaacaatggagcaTCACGATGTGATTCCCCCGCTACGAGCGAGTCACAGTCGCCTTATTTTCCCGGCGACGGGAGTACGCCTGTGTCCGCCGCGATGCCCCAAATGCCAgagatgatgccccaacctcAAATGGCGGCgaggatgatgcccgggtactacaacatgtacctgCAGTGGTATAGTATGATGCCCCAAATATCCCAGATACCCGGGGCGAGTGCCGGAATGCCCCAAATGCcagggatgatgcccggaatgccGGGAATGATGTAtggaatgccggggatgatgccccagatgcccggtatgatgatgtcggggatgatgcaggggtCGCTGGCGGCTGCGGAgggagtaggcagggggtcccccaatcaccgaTGGACAACGTCTACCggccctatatggatttactgtcgacggataaccccccgagtactcctctcgagactcagttcactggcatcAACACGTTCTCGATGGAGGAGCtggggctatctccgatccgggattctccaACAGACACACCAACGGCGATTGGGATGAGGGGGAGGACAGGGACAGTGAGTGGCAGGGGACGGGGCAATACCTCGCCCGTCCCGATGTACGGTGGTGAGGCGGAggaggggtccagcgggaacaagaggaccgtctggagcatgGAGGAGTGTATTGCGCTGTCGAAGACAtggatcagtgtagtggaggatccCTACGTTggggcgaaccagcacatcgacaggatgtggtAGCGCATTAGCCACAactacctccagttcaaaccgccaggggggGAAGCGCTAGTGGatccgccgaggcccaatcggcagcgcCCACCCAAAACAATCCCGAGAACCCCTCCTTCGCCCGCATCGCagcacatgaaaccttgttacgtgcaatggttgaatgacGCCAATCGACCTACCCCCATTACAAGCGGTCGCTTAAACCcctcatcaacagtatgcggcgcgtTTTGGGGTTCGGAGACATGTCGGGGAGTGACTACGagggggtggcggcggcggcggggaatccgaggagtgagctGACGGTTTTTTtatctatgtaatttttttaattactatgtatgtttttttataattatgtatcttttttttaataaagtggttGTAAGGTCTCCGTATTTGCGTCGaatttttaattccgtaaattgtttaaatccgtaaattgtttaatttgtgaatttgtgaatttttattaccGTGGGAAgttcgtcgggatgtccttggggatgtccgccattgtgcagtgggatgtccgtatgacgtggcatccgcagtgggaagtctgtatgacgtggcatgaggtgtttttgggatgtccgtcgggacatccgcaccactgcggatgccctaagaaattagagcatccacaatggcggctggacggtccgctcgccgaaccattgcagccggccaacgccaaatcggcgagcgcacgccgattcccaagcgctggccgatgcgctcgccgattggctggccgccattgcaggctcctgattggcgagcgatcggccagtcgattttttaaatttttttatttaattttcgaaacactatatatacgcgatttgcacgtcagatgagaggaatgcctactttgcggaacgacaggagtcggcgcgcaaggacgtggagcgcgcatttggtgtgctccagtctcgatgggtgacaattaggggtccaacgcgtttgtgggatgtcgactgcattgctgatataatgtacgcctgtattatcatgcacaacatgattgtcgaagatgaaggtgtacaactgactagttgggccaacgactataatgaagccggtccaagccacgacgtggccgcccccaacgtacaaagtggggtacctcacgatgaagtcggccgcctccaagcacatgccgacatgcgccaagtggaagctcatattgactccaaaagaatttaattgaagagttgtgggcacGGAGGACTGCACagcgttagtttttttaattatgtaattttttttaaagtaccttttttatatttaaataaaattattgcattttcctgtatctgtgtcgtaagttgatttccgtattttgtgtgattgttatttttataattttgtttattgtggctagcctatggctaggctattgcttgtcctgataatgtgggaggaggagtttttagtactgatgatgtggcaagaagagtttgtggctaggctatggctaaactatggctgagctattgccattgtggatgctcttagtaccCCTTGTTCACCCTCGGACGACGTCGTTACGAGTGTCCACTCTCTCAAGTCGCAATTTGTATCGAAAAGAGTGACTGAGAAAGCCCTACTGAAATCGAGAGCAAAATCCAATATAAACCATTCCTCAAATCAAACCGAGCTGGAAGTTTGATAGGAAAATGGCAATTTCAGGAGATCTTAGGGTTTCAGCAGCTCTGAGTTCATACAGATTCAATCCACTTCGCACGACGTCGCATTTTCCCCCTTCTAAGGTTTTGTCTCGCCGCCAATTTCTCAaattttctaattcatttaggatttccTCTAATTTCGTCtagctttttctttttttaatatgtttgagtttaacATGGGATAATATGAAACTGATTGAGGGCAGCTTTCTGCATTTTTGGGCTATTTTTATAGAATTCAGAAACGAGGCTATCATTATGTTGTTGAATGTTGGAAAAGTTGCTCATAGAATTTAAATTGACTAATTGTTAGTATGCTTTTTTTTCTGGTTAAGGTACACTGTTAGAGTTTATTTTTTCAGCATTTTGGGTAAACTGTGTAGGGCATTTTGAGTTATTGATTGTTAGATGAGTTTCCCAGAGAATTACTAATTATTCTGCTCTTCCTGGTGAGAATACATTAATCTTCATTTGTATCTAGGGATTGTTTGAGATGTTATTGCGTTATTCCGGTGAAGGTTCgtgattttcttttttaagCATAGTATTTTTAGAGATTATCTTGTTCTTTTAGTGAAGATACATTGGCTTTTATAACTATGAATGGATCTTTTGAAGGTTTATCGTGTTCTTGCTGATGGTTCtgcatttattttcatttttatcgaTAGTAGAACTTTAATTAGAGTGATAATTTTCCTAATTGATCTGGTGCTCGATGTGTGTTCGCATCTTGTTCAGTTCACGAATTCACGTTTATGTATTGTGTTTGTGCCACTCTCTTTTTGGATATATAGTCTGATACTGTATTTCATACCTCTTATGTTTCTCATTTCCATATGTTGTGCTTTACATTTGCttctaattaattattttttggggCAGATTGAACTCTAACTTGAATATGGAAATTGGCATAGTTAGGTTGTAGTTGGAAAACTGAAGATTTCGGTATTGTTCATTCTTAAACACAATGGCTTTTCTGTACACTGTAGAAAGCAGGGTCCACCGAGATTCATACATTTCGAGTCTGCTACAAACATTTTAGAAAGAGCATGAATTATAAGCTGCATTAATAGGCTGGTGCATATTGCTAACCCATATGTTATTACCCCTCAGGGGGTGTTTCCTATGATAGACTGATAAACCATAGGATTAAGTATTTGAAGGGTAGAAGATCAAACAAGCTCAAAAGTAGTATTAATTCAGCAAAGTAAATGGTGGAATAGCTTGAATATTTTTATCAATCCATCCtatcaataaaaataaaggCACCCATCCCCCCATGGGAATAAATAGTTTATTGTCTGTACCAtgaggaaaaataaataaactaatttcATTGATGAGGTTCGAACCATTGCCCTGCATTTTGATctgaaagaaaaatattttgtcCCTCTACAGGTTGATTGTAATGTCTTCGTCAATGGTGCATCTAGTGTTATCGAGTCAATGCCACGATCTTCACGTGCTGTTCTTGATGTCCACAACAATCGTTGTCACTCTAGACGGCCTCTTCAAGTTCTTGGAGACTATAAGCTTTCACAAAATCCTTTCGGCCAGGAGGTTGAAGAATTCCTCCTCAACGCGATCAACTTGAACTTCTTCGAACGTCTAAACTTGGCTTGGAAGATCATATTTCCATCACCCATGTCCCGAAGGAAATCCAATGCAAACATTGCCAAGCAGCGCCTGAAGATGATTCTTTTCTCAGATCGTTGTGCAGTCAGCGAAGAGGCGAAGCAGAAGATAGTAAGCAACGTTGTCAGTGCACTGTCCGATTTTGTTGAGATTGAATCGCAGGACAAAGTTCAGTTGAGCGTCTCGACAGACCCAGATCTCGGCACCATCTATTCCGTCACGGTGCCTGTGCGGCGAGTGAGAACAGAGTATCAAATCGACGACGAATCCGGATCCATTACGAATGTGGAATACAAAGACACCGGAGAGAGCTCAGGCTCTGTTGACGTCAAGTTTGATTTCTACATTCCCAGCGAGGATTTTAGCATGTGAAGAATTGTTTCTTGAGACACGGTGAGATTATATGTTGCTGAAAatctgtttcttttttttttttctctttatcatAGCACTAGAGGCTCTCCTACTCGGTATATGGGTGTTGTAACCACTGGAGCATTATATTTTCTGTATATATTTGGAATTTGCTAATTGAACGAATGCTTCTAATTTTATGTTTGCAAATTTTAGAAAGTAGTCACTTTTCTTGATATTTTTATCTTGAGCAAATATGTATTACTGTGAAATTTTATTggttaggccacccgcaacgcgtcacgcgggtggcccgtatccCGTCACTCAGGGACgggacggcggcgtgacgcgttgccgcgccccgtctcgtccccagcccgtcaccCGTCCCGTTCCGCCGTGACGGAATGCGAGACGGCTCGCCACACGCCGAGGTGACATGacgcgctcccaggccatgcgtgatgTCCACTCGCcgtcccgcgagtgggcatcgtcatgctggcgcaataattcatttttttaaaatttgaataaaataaaaaaaataaaaaaatgtgaaacagtaatattaccgttaatagccgtttttccttttttattattttttatttttttactctataaatacttctaattcatcctcatttcacacacagctacacatctattctttccaaatcatctccatttcctctccaattttcatctaacatctcatcacaaaatgacCGGCGATGGCGGGTGGGACCTCAACGCGTTCGACGACTGGGGGAgaatgtacaacacattgggtggttccggttcatcgacgccgggcacccagggttcgtcgacgtcgggggggtaccaaccacccaattttgatgttgatgcgtacgcccgtccctccgccccgcggtattcgcatggattatcccagattcgggaggattatccggttcaacccactccggaagaaggccgagacGAGGGAAGTTCCAGGGCGGACGagtaggaggaggaggaggatctaggccgacatccgtacggccccaaagaaacgctggcggtgtacaacgcttggatcagcgtctcgtacgatcccatcttcgagaatcaacaaccccggaagtgcttctgggaaaaggtcaccgaggcctaccacgagattaagccgaaaaagacccgccgccgcacatataatatgctccgcgctcactttgaccgagtcgacagagaggtcaaacgattctgcgccatccacaagaatgaagcggctcattaccaaagcggagccacgggagccgacattctgaggtcggctttgcgggtctactttgacgacaccggcaaacaattcaaatatgtcgatgtttgggaggtcgtcaaggacgaggaaaggtgggccggcggtgtgcggtccagcacgggctcgacgtCGAAgtgcacgaagcacacggcgagtgaccaatactcgtctggtgacggTTCGGGGCAGCAAGCCACAAGAGTTTggctcgcaggaggttgagactcctgcagatgatgccgggggatcctcccgtgggcgcgtcggccgcaagggagaaatgcggcgaaggcggctagagggaggaggggcagagccgaatcaagccaggcgggctcgggctcgggggggaccccccaactcccctatggccatgtacatgaccgccacaatggcggacacttcctgCTTTACGCCCGCCCAATACCAACCCTGGCTTAACGAAGTTGCgtttatggcggcacaacttggcatccgcctcctcacggcttcagtgcacctccaccgtcTCCGGGGATGATTCtacggcggagtagttttttttattttctgtaaaattatattttaaattatgtcatttttatttttttaggattttaattatatctttttttttatttttttgaattttaagttgtatttttttatgttttaattttattttatttttaatgaagtgtgtttttttaattgaatttggttggaaataaaatttaaaaataaaattgaatgaatagtaatttatgGGACGGTTAatggacggagggttgcaggttccgtcccttagttaagagattgagtaaaaaagtacagtgggacccgcaaatagtaatttaaggaacggtatagtgACAgtgttgtggatgaccttatgTGATACATTTTCATGTGTCGAGTACTACTTAGTTTTGCTGTTAATTGTTATAATGGATCAAATATAAATGTTATAATGTACTACCATTAAGCACAATATCGATTAAGGTATATACGATAAAAATAAATCTCAACAATCTTTCTTAAAAATTAGCCCTTTTTTCCTACGAGCCTACTGCATGCACCGAccacaattttaaaaataatactccctccgtcccgcactactcgcacttatttcctttttgggcgtcccaagttacttgcactctttccatttttaataaaaaatttcacctacagccgtcattttttactttcctatacactcattccttaatctccgagccgaaaaggaaatgagcgaatagcccgggacggagggagtagtataaaaaaaatactatttccATCTTTAAAAAATAACCCTTTTTAAATGATGCAATTCATAAAACAagaaaagtagtaaaaaatttaatgaaaaatgGGTCAATCGAAATAATTCAATCTCACTAATTTAATCTTGGTGAATCTTCAGTCTCAGAGAGACGGGAGTTTCCGGTTTAAATCGATTTGCATTGTATTTCAAAATCGTTCGAGTTTCTCGGCCTTGGCACATTCTTGAGCACAATGAATGGTTCTTGCTTGAATTTCGACAGCCCCATTGGCGACGCCATTTCCAGGATCCGGTTTGCTCCGGTTTCCAACAATCTTTTAATTTCCTCTTGGGATTCGGTAAAACCTATTCCCCCAATCACCTTTACTTCTCCGCTCTCAGTGTTTTCGAGCAGACACTCCACTCCGACTTTTCGATGTGGATAAATGCGAGCTCAGGTTCGAAGCTCCTAATGGGATTCTAGATTGCTGTTTCGAGAGTGAATCAGTTGCTCTTACAGCAAATTCCGATGGTTCCGTTATCAGGTTTGCCTTTTGCGTTATGTGTGTATTTGATATtcccaatgttttaaaaaccggatcGGCAAATGAACCGgcgacgttactggttcacggttcaaccggtcgaaccaccggtctaaccgttttactgttgtaaatatataaaaatatattaaatttagtaaatgatttataatcatttagtaaatgatttacaattaatatattaaattcagtaaatgatttataattaaatttagtaaatgatatATCACAAtacattaaaccttatagataattagtgatgtataaatataaataatattaaaatttagtaaatatattcagatatatatatttaatattagttagtctagataaaaaatttaatatttcatgtattaaaatagataatgtttatattaatttaagaaaatttatttcgtaaaataatatataattaaatacgaattaagtacttattaattagtttagataagattattcattaatgtcaatagctagggtatataaattaagtatgtgatataaaaaatttatttatagtaaataatgaatcttatatggtactaataataatataggtggtaagtagagcatcattaaaatataaaggatgataattatatactccctccgtcccgggctactcgcccatttccttttcggcacggagattaaggaatgagtgtataggaaagtaaaaaatgacggttgtaggtgaaaatttttactaaaaatggaaagagtgcaagtaacctgggacgcccaaaaaggaaataagtgcgagtagtgcgggacggagggagtatattataattaacaattatattaaagaataataaaattataatgaattattagtttttagataaaattaatgattaatctataaaaatatttaatgttcaaattgttcaatgagcccatgtggtggagtggtagatgtcttcttaactagaagagaggtcatgagttcaacctctaccaacaataaattttaaaatattttgaaaaaaaaataaaaaaccggtttccggtccAACCGGTCCGACCGACCGgttccaaaaaaaatagaaaaccggtttccggttcacggtccaaccggtccgaccggccggttccactggttcacggcggttcaatgcagtggtggtttaaaggggtgacccggaccggactacctaccggttcgcggtccgaccggtcgaaccggccggtccggtccgatttttaaaacattggataTTCCtaaaattggggatttttttaATCTCTGATTAGAATATAGCCAATAATTTGGGAATATATTGTTCTTAGCTAAATTATTTTCTGAGCGatttttttaaagtaggaatatATGTTTAATCTTTGCCCCTGCCGTGAACTTGTTAACTAGAGAATTAAAATAGTACTGCTTGCATCATTCTTGTTATGTTTGCAAGTCACCAAATTTtatgtggaaattgagtcttgACATTCAGTGGAAAGATACCAATAAATTGAATCATTGTTATGCTATGaaatttgttaaattttaaatttactaAAGTTGAGCAAAGTTCTGCTGTAATCCAGTTTAGTATCTCACTATCAGGCCTGATTCTATTTCTAACAGAACATCTTTTACAACTCATTCAGCAACTTCGGTTATTTCCATCTTGAACTGATAATGCTTTACGTGGTgttatatttgattttaaaatctCCTAGGTATGACATGGGTGTGGGGAACAGCAAAGCAATAGGGAAACATGAAGATTTGGCAACCTGTATTGAATATTCTGAGGAAAAATGTAAGATATTGGTAGAATGTAATCCTTTAGTCATCTGCTTGCTACTTCCATTTATAAAGGATGTGCACGAATCAGGGGTTACTAATCTTATACCTCTGGGATGATAAGCAAAGTGGGGCGAACAATAGTCCGTCTGATTTGCGGACGATGACAtatccatcgtccgcgccctatgcttCGTCCACGGACAATAGGGTATGTCATCGTCCGCAACTTCACTCTTCCATTCACTCCACTCTTCCATTCTCACTCTTCCATACACTAAAAATGAATCCCGGTGATTACCCAAGTCCAAATAGTCCGTTGTTCAGTGGTGGTGCACGGCGGCCGGGTACAGACCTTGATGAATACCGACTCTTTGACtccaacacccagtacgatcccgatttcagtacggattcgtacgggctGTCAGACATGGAGTCGTCTCCCACCCGCGCCCACGCCCCACCCCGCCGCCGCCGTCTCAGGCTCCGCCACCAAGAACAAGTGGAACAGGCAAAGGgcccagaagttgccgcctccggaGAAGAATGAAGAGTTCACCCtagggaggacgaactacaaccCAGATGAAACCATCGTCTTGGTTAGGTGTTGGATTGATATTTCGGAGGACCCggtgtttgccaacaaccaaaagcaaatcgcatactgggagcgcatcgctgaTCGCTACAACGAGGCCAAGCCGGCGGCCGCCTACAAGCGCCATAAGGAGCAGCttcgcaagcactgggatcggGTGAAGAAGCAGGTCAATTTGTTCTCGGCGGAGTATgagaagtgcttgagggagcaGGGCAACGACGAGAGTTTAACTGATGTGCGCGATAAAGCGCTTGCGTCATACATTTCATTGTACGACGATTTCAAGCATTACAACTCCTAGCTCCTCTTGAAGGataagcagaagttccaaggagggATTATGCCCCTATCGACTGCTGCGAAGAGGACGAATAACACCGCCGCCGGTGATTATACGAGCGGCGACAACGGCGCACCTCCGATGGACCTCATCCAAccgatgtacgaggatgagagttccggcacaccggtgtccccCCGGCGTCCCATTGGCTTCAAGActgccaagaacaagggcaaggcgaaggcgacatcctcacaggccgcggccgcggcccCGACCCCGGCCCCGACTTCGGCTGCGGGAcatgcctacgcggagttggtggcggccgccaaccggaggacgttgttggacacgcaccacgCCCTCATGCAGTGTGAGGACCCgggcaaagccgaatacctcaagtGGATGATCGATGATCTGTGCCGCAAGCTGAGAATGAAAGATTAGTAATGTAGGATTTAGtgaacttgttttttatttctaacccttgtaaaaaaaatttaatcagtAATGTAGGATTTGTCTTTAATCGTAgtgttttttttagaattttgcatgacatatttgaaaacataaaaaattaattaacaaaatagtagtgaaaattatagggcggactttagggcgtcccactgcaggtggaagggtaggagaaTAGAATGCTGATGTGCCcctcccactgcaggtggaagggtaggaggatagaatgctgatgtggcggagcATAGAGCGACCTATTGTGTATGCTCTAGTAATAGAGAAGAtttgttttaaaatgttttGATATCGTCCAAGTCCAGATGACTATTAGAAAATGGTTATTTCCTTCAAACTACGCAAATAGCAATATCTATGAAATCAGTACGGCGTTCGAAGTGCTGGACTGTTACGATTTATGTACACCTGAAAATAACATATGCAGGCTCAAATTTTTGTATATATGCAGGTTAACTCATGAGCGCCGGATGggataaaaaagtaaaattttgGGATCCGCGCTCAACTAGGATGTTTGATGAGTAGTTTAGAGCATCCACCATAGGCGTAAATGGGGCGGACAAAAATTTGGGGCTATTGTGGGGCTGTCTATAGTGCAGCAAACGTCCGCCCCATGGCGGACAAGAAAAATGGGGCTATTGTGGGGCGGTAGAGGCATCGCCTCCTACGGGGCGATGGCGGGGCGATGGTGGGGGCCGCGGGGCGAAATGGGGCGATGGGTGGGGCGACGGGCTATGCACGTCCGccccaatttgattttttttttttttaattttttcgaaaattacatctataaatactcctcctcCACCATCCATTTTTACCCACTTTCACACACTTCATTTTCACACATCACTATCAACActttcactctaaaaaaatgcacggtggagacgacgaatcccccggctcgcacgaatcgggatatggcggcaatcaatcccagccgtcgggatatggcggcggaccgtcgggatatggtggcgtaccgtcgggatatggcggcgtaccgtcgggatatggcggctttCCGTCTCAGCCATGGAGTTGGAATCAACCTCCCCCGGcatgggcatcgagtccaactccGCCACCATCTCAGCCTTGGAGGTCTTCTCCCACCCAACCTTTGGCGAGGAATCTGAGCcgctcggcgtttggagattacagacccaacctcgactCGCTTAACCATCCCCGTCCGGAGACCCCTTACCAATCCAGTcaatctcctttcaccgatgcagatcaagacgcactgGATACGATGATGGATCTGATCAGTTCCGGCGTACCGGATACGCCCGTTACAACGAGAATTGGAGG is a window of Salvia splendens isolate huo1 chromosome 3, SspV2, whole genome shotgun sequence DNA encoding:
- the LOC121797333 gene encoding cell division topological specificity factor homolog, chloroplastic-like, whose translation is MAISGDLRVSAALSSYRFNPLRTTSHFPPSKVDCNVFVNGASSVIESMPRSSRAVLDVHNNRCHSRRPLQVLGDYKLSQNPFGQEVEEFLLNAINLNFFERLNLAWKIIFPSPMSRRKSNANIAKQRLKMILFSDRCAVSEEAKQKIVSNVVSALSDFVEIESQDKVQLSVSTDPDLGTIYSVTVPVRRVRTEYQIDDESGSITNVEYKDTGESSGSVDVKFDFYIPSEDFSM